The Podarcis raffonei isolate rPodRaf1 chromosome Z, rPodRaf1.pri, whole genome shotgun sequence genome segment TACTCCTTAATACAGTggtttcttaaactttttcctttggcccacactttcagaataaaaatttgcttgcgcAAAGTTTTTATTGATAATACATTGGAAATACAACCAGGATTGTACTCAGTATTACTTGGAgatcttgctctcattttgaaaagatacccATCCATATTCtgtgaatatatatattctttgttATCAaaatacactgaaatgtttaaatgtttctttgatggaACCTTCCTGCTATACTTGCCATCCTCACACTTTGAGGACCACGGCCTTAACAGTTCTCAAAATTATGGAATAGTTGGAGCTCCATAACTGCATGCATTAACTGTCTGCAAATATAGGAGAGcatatatttattgaatatatgggaaataattgtgtacagctgaaaacgctggcagagttaagataaatccaacagtgtaaataaggttTGATggctgcaataatggaatactgattggtatagtttttgtagaatatgcagggatttatggtatgtaaaatgaaccatggaaagacaagaaaggaagtcattgctatcttaaggatgtaaaaggagtttttttaaattgtaaaacaaaatttaataaaaattatgtgtGTATACACAGAGAGTGAGAAAACAAATATAGGAGAGCGTTAGTGCCCACCCATTTCAGTGCCATGCCTTTTGTACTGCCGGAGGACAATGTGCAAATGAACCGTTGTCTCTGTGTGGAGCTGGAGCAATAGAGCCTGTTGATCATGACCTTTTGCATTCCAGTTTGtattatgagtttggggtgttaaCATGGGTTTCCAGAtccctctaatccctggatccagcaagtgttaaaatataagccatgcGGGCTTTCTGATGAAAGTTAAAGCCAGAATTTAGAGTTGAAAGTGATGAGATGTCACAAAGAAGAAAAGCGGCAAGCTGGAAAGCCAGAGAGGCAGAGCAATGGTTGGTATCTGTATGGGTCCAAGACTGCAGTTATGAGAGAAgaaagacccttttggggtgttaatgccatgaacccctccatcatagccTTAGcttgtatatataaataaaccatatatcctaaagacagcaCTGTCTCCACGGTGCCTCGTTTCCAAAAAGAAACATGAGCCCTGGGTGGGCACCAAGAACCCCTGGAATTTCGCACTGCTCACAGATTGGGGTGTTGTGAGTGGGGGAGAGGTTGATTCTTCCCTTATTAAGAACTCTCCTGGGAATTCTGCTAAGATTTGGTATTGTTTTTTATGAGATGCTTTATTCCGTATTACTGAAAGTGTTTCCCAAAAAATATTCCCAATTTTAATGAATATCAGTGCAACTTTCTTGTCAGCTTCTTGAAGGGAAAACAAAGTATGCGTATAGCTATTTGTTTTTTAATCGTTTGCCATCAGTGGGTTGCTGTTGCTGCATGTCTGATGTCTCTTCTCCCCTCTACTTTAACTCCACCTGGCCTCCTTAATACCTCTGTATAACTATGCTCAATAACAAGCTGGgatgcagaaacacacacaaacacttttgtAGACTCCTGTATTGTCACCACCCTCATATCCAGGATGCAGCAATGATGTTTACAATGTCCAGGATTCAGATCTAAATCCCAGCAGTTGCAGCGTCTCAGCTTTTCAAGACACACGTCTCCCCACCCtcacaaaaatacacaccactCCTGCAGAAAAACCTGTTCCCTTCTGGCCCTGTGACATAACCCAGCTACCAGGATACAGGGGAATTTTAGTTTCCTGCAGATGTTCCCATCCCTGGACACCAAAAAGTTTCCACAACGACCTCCAACTCCCTGGAGCAGTCACTTCAAAGCTTGCTCTTGTGTACTtgttgttttctctgcaaggcatGTAGGGGACAAGACTCTGGGGACAGTCTGGGGATGTTTCCCTCAGCCCTCCTGCAACTGCCCCCCTCCCTGCGTTCATGCGGTATGGTCTTGCACCCATTTGCAAAGCCTCCTAGCATAATAGACGGGGCCAACTGTGGAGAAACTTTTATCCCGGAACCGAAGGGTCTTCCAGAAATGCTCCATCTTCTTGCGGAAGTTGTAGACTGTGAACAGGTCAACGATACCTATGTAATAGCGATAGTCAGGACCATCGATCACGTGCAAGGCATTCCGCGTGTTGGGAAGGAGCCGCCTGTTCTGGGCCAGGTGGAAGAGTGACTCCGCCAGATGGTTGAAGGTTTGGGggtgcccaccctcctctgttccaACAGGACACTGGGAAGTCGGGTCGAAGTTGATCCCATGGAGCACGTAAGGAGCCAAGACTTCCTGCATGAAGGTCTCGCTTCCCCTAGAAGAGTCTGCCTCCTTGTCTGTGTTTGCTTTCCTCTTCAGGTACAGCGCCAGCATGTTCTGGATGGTGTACCTGCTTTCGGGAGAGAGCTTGTAGAACTGGTCCACACTAGAAGAATAGCCATGAGACGTGTGAGACTCCTGCAAGGCGTTCCCAAAGTTCTGGTTCTGGTAATCACTGTTAGTGTCAATCGACCTGTCAGGGGAACATAAGCGCATttgaagagccttgctgggtcaggccaaggcccattcagtccaacatcctgtttgtaTAGTGGTTCCTTTCAGATGCCCTTTTTTGTCGATTCATGATAGTTATATGCAATACTGTATTCagtactgtttgtgcctgcaaagctTTCAAGGCAGACATACTCCTACATTTCCAACCAGTCCCCCCTAACTTCAGCTGAAACCAGGTAACTTTTTAATACCACAAGTGTTATTTAGTGGTGGACCATGGTGTCTCAAATTTCAGGGGAGCCCTGTacgatgccaaaattcagtgcccccacGCCGCTTGACGTCTATTAAACATCATAGTTGTGGTGTCCCCTGTGGGGCCCGCAAGGCTTCGTGccagtgtgaccaaaccagttgcACTCCCCTAATTCCATCTAAATGTTATGGGGAGGGAGAGTTGTCCCACTTAAGTTGCACTTAGGAGCTCAAGAGAGCCCCTCTGGCCAACAATAATATAGTAGCacaggggaagcatcacagaacaacttagAAAGCAAAATGACATGTGGATGGTCCACCacaattgaaatacagtggtgccccgcaagacgaatgcctcgcaagacgaaaaactcgctagacgaaagggttttccgttttttgagtcgttccgcaagacgaatttccctatgggcttgcttcgcaagacgaaacgtcttgcgagttcttgcgagtttgtttcctttttcttaaagccgctaagccgttaatagccgctaagccgctaatagccgctaagccactaatagctgtgcttcgcaagccgaagagactcgcggaacggattaatttcgtcttgcgaggcaccactgtattattgcaTCAGTGACCTGCAAAAATGTCTGCAACAAGTCACTGACTGCAGTAATAGTGCCCTGCTATGCCTTTCACACATGGAGCAACTGGGAAGAGCTTTTGGGGGCCATCCATAAATAAGATAGTATAGAATAAATACCGGTAATTCATATTTATTATAGTATACTGCATATGTTCTCCTCCACACATACAGGAGGACATGCAAACTTGTATGCAGGGGTATACAAGtttgtaaattaaaagaaaatgttttattttttaaaaaatctcaagtTCTTGCAGAGGGAGCAGGTAGCCAGAACAGGGGGCCTTGTAAGTGTGTACCATGGCAAAGCAGGCATTGAAAAAAATTCTTCCCCTCTTTGACCGTGTATTGGTTGAAAGGTGTGCAGCTGAGACTGTAACAAAGGAGGCATTGTGATTCTACAAGCCACTGTTATTGCAATTGGAACAGGCTCTAAAGGCAAGGAGGGAGATACTCATCCAGTTAGTTTAAAAGTTGGTGAGAAGTTTCTGCTACTGGAGAACGATGGAGAAACAGTTCGACTGGATGACAAGGACTGTTTCATATTTAGAGATATTCTTGGAAAATATGTGGACTGAACAGTTCATCTTGATGCACTATCATtaaattttcattattattattattattattattattattatcattctgaAAAAGTGCTCAAATGGTTTTGTTCCACCACATaaataatttctttatttttccaatAAATACAAACTCTCCCAAATTACCAAGCATCATTCTgacttcaaaataaaaaaaagtgtgtgtgtgtgtgtgtgagagagagagagagagagagagagagagagagagagagagagagagagaaggtggtgTGAGAAGCACCTGGGAGCTTTCAGGGCTTGTAGAAGGTTGAGTTGGCTAGTAGAGGGTAGGGAGAAAGTAAGGGCCCTGCCAGACTGGCTTCCCCTATGACAGATACCCCCcaccaacaataacaacaaccccaCCGTAGGGCCTCACATGCTGTTGGCAATGATGTTGGCAAGTGCATGGCTCAGGAGCCTCTCATCCTCATGAAGCGGCTGCACGCCCACCAGAAGGCTGTAGTCTATCACGCCCAAATCCTTCAGGAATTGTGTGTCCAGCTCAAGCTGAGTCAGCATCCAGGCACGCTGTGGACCTGCATGGATGAGAGATGGGCATATTCGGCCAGTCATGGGTGAAGAGCTGGCAAGATCCCCTGTACTGAGCAGAAAACTCTTTGGCCTCCGAGATCTCTCCCAACTCTGAGCAGCCCTCATTAGAGGAATTTTGTCCTGATTTTGCTGAGCTACAACACAAGAACGCACCCCCACGTGGCAATAATGTGGTAACCCTGGGGAAGCATTGCAAAGCAActgataaagcagaatgatgtttgTGCGGACAGTCCATTAGAAagctgcactattattgcatctaTAGCATATTGCAGAATATGGCCCCCCTCCACACAAAAACATCAGTCTGGAAGGACAGTAGCTTTCATTTCGGAGATTGTGGTTTTACATGTTGCCATTTATTTaagattatttacttattttataaaatttatacgcTACTAGATTGTTAGGAACATCAAAGCTGTTTACAGAAAGATAAATCCAAAAAATCAGGAAAAACTTACAATACATTAAACACTGAAGAAGTGAATACCAGAATAGATTAAAACTCCCTCCAGCACATCTAAGCATCTTGTCTAAATATGAATTATTTTAGCAGGCATCAGAAAGAGTTCAATGAAGGCACATgattgatatcaataggcagggagttccaaagtgcaggggcTGCCACACTGGAGCTCTTACAGGTGTGGAATGGGTACCATGTGGCATCTGTAGCAGTACCAGTTCTGTCCACTGAAGCAGCCAAGTGGGCAcatgtaggtaaactggtcccaaggggTTAGGGGTTTTGTATCCTAATAGCAGccccttgaacctggcctggtcaCAGATCAGCAACCAGTGTAGATCTCTGAGAAGAGATGTtatatatgctgacaaggcctcactcctatAAGCAATCGTGTTGCAGCATTCTAAAATAACTACCGGTAATTGTTCTGTGGCAACAGGCTGCAATGACAACTCTTTGGGCATGCTACAGAATCCCTGATATTTGCAATTTCCGCCTAAGACACACGTTGTTGTTTTACACACACAGCTATTCTGTAGAATGCCTGAACAATGTGGGAGAGAACAGCTATTCAGTACTTTGGCtgggttttattttttgcagaaagTGTAGATTCCCCAGAAATTCCTTGAATCACTTGCACTGAAATGTTGCCTGTACACACGCACATATACCCCTGACCCCGCCTTTAGGGCAGAAATGGATGCCAGCAAAATAGTCACCATtgggagcagaatgctggaaAGGGTGGTCCAACACAACAGTGTACAAAGAACTTGATGAGTGCACAATATTGTGGTTAGGTGCCCAAGAATGTAAAGAGCAGCAAATTTGCTGTCATCTGAGCAAAACATCTGGTTCAACATCCTGCTGATGCTGTTTTCTtgtgaaaaaataaatattaagcagttaatttatttataaataaataaacagtgaaATAACACACACCCCTGGACTGCCTCCCCTGTTTTAGCACAAAGTGTGACTTTTGTAGGGATGGGGGCCAGGAAGGTGAGCATCTCCTTCAGGTCCTgcacaggtggggtggggggtggcgagACCTACCAAGGCAGATGGTCTTATCAGCAAAGTTTCGATCCTTAAAAACCACAATGATTTCGCTGCCCTTCGGGGCCGGATCTGTCCAGCGGCCCACGTCACATCCTTTAATATCATACCTGCGAGGGGAAAGGAGGGCTGGTAAGTGCCAGAGAGGTGGTCTTCATTCCCTCACCTGTCGTCCAAGAAGGCCTGGGGCATCCCAGCAACAATATCCCCGTGACGTAGGTCAGAAACAAGAGATGGTGACACCCAAGACcaccccagtgagcttcctggcttagcagggattcgaacctgggCCTGCTGGATCAACACGCCCAACTTGCTTTCAGGGCTCCATTGTTCTTTCAGCAACCCACCTCCCTTTAGAGTAGCAGGCCAGAGAACAATTTTTCTAGTGAGAACAGCGGCTTCCGATCTGCAGTCCGAGCAATGCTAGGGTCCCTCAGAGATTTATGAAGGAGACTCATTAAGATTTGGTGACAATGGACAAACTTCTTTTGCCCACTGCTATACCTCCTTTCATTCCCTGGCAGCACACAACttcggggggggtgtgtgtgcgcACCAGACATGTCCTGGGGTGTGTGCAGTTGGGCCCAGGTCTTGCTGAGGCCAGGTACCTACATCTAAGCTATGGCAATTCACACTTgctagaaacaaaaaaaaaataaatccctgcGCACAGAAACCTAGCATGTCAGGCAGAGGGATGGTAAGCCTTGCTTCAAAGAGCCCAGTCAGGAGATAGGGAATAAGGTCTTCCTCCACAGCACAACCCTCCagaagtaaccccccccccacccctgttcAATGGACCTTACTCCG includes the following:
- the PIP5KL1 gene encoding phosphatidylinositol 4-phosphate 5-kinase-like protein 1; translated protein: MSSKSQHCEILPKGRSRRFNPFLYRILWRIRQQWNLLGFFEINEDHPLYQFTSMIKKGLRASVNHAIHNPVTTDVLREDQFKAVLRQMHEGFEMRTYAAPAFTRFRKFLGMVDVDYQRSLTCDSSYLQFISNSKSTADFFLSNDKRFFLKTQSKQEIQFLLTNLAKYLDHMERYPHSILVKFLGVHSIIVPREKKRYFIIMQSIFYPHDKIVERYDIKGCDVGRWTDPAPKGSEIIVVFKDRNFADKTICLGPQRAWMLTQLELDTQFLKDLGVIDYSLLVGVQPLHEDERLLSHALANIIANSMSIDTNSDYQNQNFGNALQESHTSHGYSSSVDQFYKLSPESRYTIQNMLALYLKRKANTDKEADSSRGSETFMQEVLAPYVLHGINFDPTSQCPVGTEEGGHPQTFNHLAESLFHLAQNRRLLPNTRNALHVIDGPDYRYYIGIVDLFTVYNFRKKMEHFWKTLRFRDKSFSTVGPVYYARRLCKWVQDHTA